Within Bacillus sp. FJAT-45350, the genomic segment CCTATGTAGAAAAGTTCATCGAAAATCCGAAGCATATCGAGGTTCAAATTTTAGCGGACAAGCATGGAAATACTGTTCATTTATATGAGAGAGATTGTTCTGTTCAACGTCGCCACCAAAAAGTCGTAGAAGTTGCTCCTAGTGTGTCTATTGATAATCAGCTAAGAGATAAAATTTGTGACGCAGCGGTCAAGTTAGCTGAGAATGTAAACTATATTAATGCTGGTACAGTTGAATTCCTAGTTACAGAGTCTGGCGAGTTTTTCTTTATTGAAGTGAATCCTCGTGTACAAGTTGAGCACACAATCACCGAAATGGTCACAGGAATTGATATTGTCCAATCTCAGTTATTTATCGCAGACGGAGAAGAACTACACAGCAAAGTGATGGGAATACCTAAACAAGAAGAGATTCGTTGTAACGGGTTTGCAATTCAATCGCGTGTAACAACGGAAGACCCTAGTAATGGGTTTATGCCTGATACTGGTAAGATTATGGCTTATCGTTCTGGTGGAGGGTTTGGAGTACGTTTAGATGCAGGTAATGGATTTCAAGGAGCTGTTATAACCCCTTATTACGATTCATTATTAGTAAAATTATCAACATGGGCACTTTCGTTTGAGCAAGCAGCAGCAAAAATGCAGCGTAACTTGAGGGAGTTTCGTATTCGTGGAATTAAAACAAATATAGCATTCTTGGAAAATGTCGTTACTCATGAAAACTTTTTAACGGGTGAATATAATACATCATTTATTGATTCGTCACCTGAATTATTCATTTTTCCTAAACGAAAAGACCGTGGGACAAAGATGTTAACATTTATTGGAGAAACAATTATTAATGGCTATCCTGGACTAGAGCAAGTTAAGAAGCCAGTATTTGATACTCCTGTTGTACCTAACGTGAATTATACTGAACCAATTCAAAGTGGGACTAAGCAGATTCTTGATGAAAAAGGACCAGATGGCTTAGCGAAATGGGTTAAGGAGCATAAGGAAGTTTTATTAACTGATACAACATTCCGTGATGCTCATCAATCATTACTAGCAACGAGAGTTCGTACTCATGACTTGAAAAAGATTGCAGAGCCAACCGCAAGAATGATTCCTAACCTCTTTTCAATGGAAATGTGGGGAGGAGCGACATATGATGTGGCGATGAGGTTTTTACACGAAGATCCATGGGAGAGACTGGAAACGTTACGTCAAAAGATGCCAAATCTATTATTTCAAATGCTTCTACGCTCATCAAATGCTGTAGGCTATAAAAACTACTCTGATAATTTAATAAAAGAATTTGTTGATAAATCAGCATCTACAGGGATCGATGTCTTCCGTATTTTTGATAGTCTTAACTGGGTTGAAGGAATGAAATTAACGATTGATGCGGTTCGTCAATCAGGAAAAATTGCAGAAGCATCAGTTTGCTATACTGGTGATATATTAGATTCTAGTCGTACGAAATACGACCTAGCATATTACAAAAACGTGGCGAAAGAACTTGAGCAATCTGGTGCACATATCCTTGGAATTAAAGATATGGCAGGGCTATTAAAGCCAGAGGCGGCTTATCAGCTAATTTCTACTTTAAAAGAGACTATTGATATTCCTATCCATCTTCATACACATGACACAAGTGGAAATGGATTGTTCACGTATTCTAGAGCAATCGAAGCTGGGGTGGATATTGTAGATGTGGCGGTATCTTCAATGGCAGGTCTTACATCTCAGCCGAGTGCAAATAGTCTTTATTATGCATTAACTGGTTCCGAACGACAGCCTAATCTTAATGTACAGTCACTAGAGAAGTTAAGTGAGTTCTGGGAAGGTACAAGAAAGTTCTATAATGGCTTTGAAAGTGGAATGAATGCACCTCATACAGAGGTGTATCAGCATGAAATGCCTGGCGGTCAATATAGTAATTTACAGCAACAAGCTAAGGCAGTTGGGTTAAAAAATCGCTGGGATGAAGTTAAGAAAATGTATCGGACTGTAAACGATATGTTTGGTGATGTAGTAAAAGTTACGCCTTCTTCAAAAGTAGTAGGGGATATGGCCTTGTATATGGTTCAAAATAACTTAACTGAAACCGATGTAGTTCAACGTGGTGAAAGTCTAGATTTTCCAGATTCGGTAGTAGAATTTTTTGAGGGACAATTAGGTCAACCATATCAAGGGTTTCCTGAAGAGTTACAAAAGGTTATCTTAAAAGGAAGAAAACCGATTACATGTAGACCAGGAGAGTTGATGGAGCCAGTTAATTTTGAAGAATTAAAAGCTACATTATCTGAATCTCTAGAGAGAGAAGTAACTAGCTATGATTTATTAAGTTATGCACTTTACCCTAAAGTATTTATAGACTTCGAGCGCTTCCGTGAAATGTTTGGAGATTTATCAGTATTAGATACGCCAACATTCTTCTATGGTTTACGCCTTGGTGAAGAAATTGAAATAGAAATTGAACAAGGGAAAACATTAATTGTTAAACTTGTCTCTGTTTCAAAAGCTCATGAGGATGGAAATCGAATTGTTTATTTTGAATTAAATGGACAACCTCGTGAAGTTATAATAAAAGACCAAAATGTAAAAACATCTGTAATTGCGAAACAAAAGGCAGAGAAGGGTAATCCTAATCAAATCGGTGCATCAATGCCGGGAACAGTAGTAAAAGTGCTTGTTGTAAAGGGAGACAAAGTGAAAAAAGGTGATCATCTAATGATTACTGAGGCAATGAAAATGGAAACGACGGTGCAAGCACCGTTTGACGGTGTCATTAAAGGGCTTCATGTATTGAATGGCGAGGCTATTCAAACAGGTGACCTATTAGTTGAATTAGAATCGTAGATAAAATAATTACCTTGATTATAGTCTGATATATTGGAGTGAGAATGGCTAGAGAAAAATAATCATGGTATCCATCTTCATATTTTGTACGGAAATTTAGAGCAATTTCTACAAATGCTTGTTACATCTATATCCAATTTAACGAGAGTGTATTTTAATGAAGATAAGGTAGGTAGGGGAGCAATAAGGGATACAAAGGCTAGAAATTATTTCTCGATAAATAATATAGAAGTTCATAGTTTTTTTGATGCTCATTTAGTTGAACCTGAAAGTGTTGTAAAGAAGGATGGAACACCTTATAAAGTGTTTACTCCTTATTATCGAGACTTTCAGCATATTTAATCCGATTACTCAAGGGAAACGTTTCGATCCAAATGCAGAGTACATTAAGAAATATGTTAAAGAGCTCGAGGATGTTGAACTTAATGCAATTCATTCTCCTAACAATGATGTGAATAGAGGACAATATCCACCCCAGGTTATTGACCATAAAGAACAAAGAGTGAAGGCAATTAATTTATTTAAACACCTAACTGGATAATTGTTCGATAAAATAAAAAGAGTGAAGCAATTGGAAAGTTGCTTCACTCTTTTCTATTGATTTATTAATTTTGTGGCTTTCTAAACAATACCATCGTCAAATAGGATAATGCAGTAAATAATAAGCAAATAAGTAGAGCGTGGAACATTGCAGTTACTAAGGAATTTCCAGTGTAGATAATAGAGATACCACTAATAACTTGTCCTAATACTAGGATGAACGCGATAATACTACCATAAAATAGAGTTAATTCATGTTTGTATTTCTTAATTGTTATTATAAAGAGAACGACAATAAGAATAAACATAACAATTCCGAAGACACGATGCATAAAGTGAGCACCTACAGGACCACTTAAACCAGGGAATAGTTGTCCATTACATAAAGGGAAGTCACCACAAGCAAGAGTAGCGTGTGTATGTTTTACATATGCTCCTGTGTAAATTGCTAAATAACAGTATATAATGACAAAGTAAACATAATTGCGATAGCCTTTACTTACTAGAGGAGCAGGTACTTTTTGTTTTCCATCTTCAAAAGCTAGTACTGTTAATAAAACAACAGTTGCTAGTGATAGGGACGAAATTCCAAAGTGTAGGGCAAGTATTGCACTTGATTGTCCAAATACAACAGCACCAGCGCCTAGTAGACCTTGGAAGATGATAAAGAACACAGCCATAATTGATAAAAATTTTGTTTCGCGGAGATGTGATAACT encodes:
- a CDS encoding deoxyribodipyrimidine photo-lyase — its product is MLVTSISNLTRVYFNEDKVGRGAIRDTKARNYFSINNIEVHSFFDAHLVEPESVVKKDGTPYKVFTPYYRDFQHI
- a CDS encoding FAD-binding domain-containing protein; protein product: MEHLIKCLLLIIETFSIFNPITQGKRFDPNAEYIKKYVKELEDVELNAIHSPNNDVNRGQYPPQVIDHKEQRVKAINLFKHLTG
- the pyc gene encoding pyruvate carboxylase gives rise to the protein MNGLKNIKKVLVANRGEIAIRIFRACTELHIRTVAVYSKEDTGAFHRYKADEAYLVGEGKKPIDAYLDIEGIIEIAKRNDVNAIHPGYGFLSENIQFAKRCEEEGIIFIGPKSEHLVMFGDKVQAREQAIKADLPVIPGSDGPVKSVEDVEKFAEKHGYPFIIKAALGGGGRGMRIVREPKELREAYDRAKSEAKSAFGNDEAYVEKFIENPKHIEVQILADKHGNTVHLYERDCSVQRRHQKVVEVAPSVSIDNQLRDKICDAAVKLAENVNYINAGTVEFLVTESGEFFFIEVNPRVQVEHTITEMVTGIDIVQSQLFIADGEELHSKVMGIPKQEEIRCNGFAIQSRVTTEDPSNGFMPDTGKIMAYRSGGGFGVRLDAGNGFQGAVITPYYDSLLVKLSTWALSFEQAAAKMQRNLREFRIRGIKTNIAFLENVVTHENFLTGEYNTSFIDSSPELFIFPKRKDRGTKMLTFIGETIINGYPGLEQVKKPVFDTPVVPNVNYTEPIQSGTKQILDEKGPDGLAKWVKEHKEVLLTDTTFRDAHQSLLATRVRTHDLKKIAEPTARMIPNLFSMEMWGGATYDVAMRFLHEDPWERLETLRQKMPNLLFQMLLRSSNAVGYKNYSDNLIKEFVDKSASTGIDVFRIFDSLNWVEGMKLTIDAVRQSGKIAEASVCYTGDILDSSRTKYDLAYYKNVAKELEQSGAHILGIKDMAGLLKPEAAYQLISTLKETIDIPIHLHTHDTSGNGLFTYSRAIEAGVDIVDVAVSSMAGLTSQPSANSLYYALTGSERQPNLNVQSLEKLSEFWEGTRKFYNGFESGMNAPHTEVYQHEMPGGQYSNLQQQAKAVGLKNRWDEVKKMYRTVNDMFGDVVKVTPSSKVVGDMALYMVQNNLTETDVVQRGESLDFPDSVVEFFEGQLGQPYQGFPEELQKVILKGRKPITCRPGELMEPVNFEELKATLSESLEREVTSYDLLSYALYPKVFIDFERFREMFGDLSVLDTPTFFYGLRLGEEIEIEIEQGKTLIVKLVSVSKAHEDGNRIVYFELNGQPREVIIKDQNVKTSVIAKQKAEKGNPNQIGASMPGTVVKVLVVKGDKVKKGDHLMITEAMKMETTVQAPFDGVIKGLHVLNGEAIQTGDLLVELES
- a CDS encoding COX15/CtaA family protein — protein: MHRLLKIYGVITSIGMLIVLMQGALVTKTGSGEGCGASWPLCFGEVIPTSPAIETIIEYSHRVVSGLLGLMVIILAIWAWKKLSHLRETKFLSIMAVFFIIFQGLLGAGAVVFGQSSAILALHFGISSLSLATVVLLTVLAFEDGKQKVPAPLVSKGYRNYVYFVIIYCYLAIYTGAYVKHTHATLACGDFPLCNGQLFPGLSGPVGAHFMHRVFGIVMFILIVVLFIITIKKYKHELTLFYGSIIAFILVLGQVISGISIIYTGNSLVTAMFHALLICLLFTALSYLTMVLFRKPQN